The following coding sequences are from one Parabacteroides pacaensis window:
- a CDS encoding Lrp/AsnC family transcriptional regulator, whose protein sequence is MDTLDKTDLQILRTLQDNARLTTKELASRVSLSSTPVFERLKRLENNGYIKKYIAILDAEKLNQGFIVFCRVKLRRLNRDIAAEFTRIIQDIPEVTECYNISGSYDYLLKIHSPNMKYYQEFILNVLGTIDSLGSLESTFVMKEVKHEYGIHI, encoded by the coding sequence CAAGATAATGCCCGGTTGACGACAAAAGAATTGGCTTCCCGCGTCAGCCTATCGTCTACCCCCGTCTTCGAACGGCTTAAACGACTTGAGAACAACGGATACATAAAAAAATACATCGCTATATTGGATGCCGAAAAGCTAAACCAAGGCTTTATAGTATTCTGTAGGGTGAAGTTGAGGAGACTTAACCGGGATATTGCTGCCGAGTTTACCCGAATCATACAAGATATCCCAGAAGTAACCGAATGTTATAACATATCGGGGAGTTACGATTACTTATTAAAGATCCACTCCCCTAATATGAAATATTACCAAGAATTCATCCTCAATGTACTGGGGACTATCGACAGTCTAGGGTCGTTGGAAAGTACTTTTGTGATGAAGGAAGTAAAACATGAATATGGAATCCATATTTAA